From Pseudobdellovibrio exovorus JSS, a single genomic window includes:
- a CDS encoding UDP-N-acetylmuramoyl-tripeptide--D-alanyl-D-alanine ligase: MAKWSLDQIAEWTQGQVLSRQQTTFSEVGTDTRQNLTGQVFVALKGDVYDAHAYLDQACAQGATALLVHELPEKFQSLKEKVSIIQVPDTLKALQNFANGYRRSLKAKIIGITGSNGKTTTKEFTAQILGTYRKTHYSQGSFNNHWGVPLTLLSAPVDSDFVVVEMGMNHAGEITQLVHIAEPDIVVCTMVGTAHLEFFGTQQNIAKAKSEIYLESKPECIRIFNQDQDLTFDMMYPVARKYPESRMLSFSELNPEADVFFKIETLKVKELHISGLIATEHGEAIIPIFGKQNLVNLMAAATIAYACKLSPEQIWKALPNCKTAWGRNQFIQTEVGAEILFDGYNANPDSMRALLDNVPRLLSQGKKIGVFGQMKELGTQSRAAHIDIADVAGSSGFQQIYFIGEDHEAFAEGLKKSGFQGQSFVQAEFSEALGQQLQQDLASGDIVVVKGSRGAKTERFVPFCKPLNWAVK; this comes from the coding sequence ATGGCAAAGTGGAGTTTAGACCAAATTGCAGAATGGACTCAGGGGCAAGTATTATCGCGCCAGCAAACCACATTTTCTGAAGTGGGGACAGACACCCGTCAGAATTTAACAGGTCAAGTCTTTGTCGCCTTGAAGGGCGATGTCTATGATGCCCATGCTTATCTGGATCAAGCCTGCGCTCAAGGAGCAACGGCGTTATTAGTGCATGAGTTGCCAGAAAAATTTCAAAGCTTAAAAGAAAAAGTCAGCATCATTCAAGTGCCCGATACTTTAAAGGCGTTACAGAATTTTGCGAATGGTTATCGCCGTTCTTTAAAAGCAAAAATTATTGGGATTACGGGTTCTAATGGTAAGACGACAACGAAAGAATTCACCGCCCAGATTTTAGGGACGTATCGCAAAACCCATTACAGCCAAGGAAGCTTTAACAATCACTGGGGGGTTCCGCTCACTTTGTTGAGCGCTCCAGTAGATTCTGATTTTGTTGTGGTTGAAATGGGAATGAACCATGCGGGTGAAATCACACAGCTAGTTCACATTGCCGAGCCCGATATCGTAGTCTGCACGATGGTGGGAACAGCCCATTTAGAATTTTTCGGTACACAACAGAATATTGCAAAAGCCAAAAGCGAAATTTATCTAGAATCGAAACCCGAGTGCATTCGTATTTTCAATCAAGATCAAGATCTGACTTTTGATATGATGTATCCAGTGGCTAGAAAGTATCCAGAATCTCGTATGTTGAGTTTTTCAGAACTCAATCCTGAAGCGGATGTATTCTTTAAAATCGAAACTTTGAAAGTAAAAGAGCTGCATATCAGCGGTTTGATTGCCACGGAACATGGCGAGGCGATTATTCCGATTTTTGGTAAGCAAAATTTAGTGAATCTGATGGCTGCGGCGACCATTGCCTATGCTTGTAAGTTGTCTCCAGAGCAAATTTGGAAGGCTCTACCGAATTGCAAAACAGCATGGGGACGTAATCAATTTATTCAAACTGAAGTGGGCGCCGAAATACTGTTCGATGGTTACAATGCCAATCCTGACAGTATGCGAGCGTTACTCGATAACGTACCTCGTCTATTAAGTCAGGGTAAAAAAATCGGCGTGTTTGGGCAGATGAAAGAGCTCGGCACACAGTCGCGCGCGGCTCATATCGACATAGCGGATGTGGCGGGATCTTCTGGCTTTCAACAGATTTACTTTATCGGTGAAGATCATGAAGCTTTTGCTGAAGGTCTTAAAAAGTCAGGATTTCAGGGGCAGAGCTTTGTGCAAGCCGAGTTTTCAGAGGCCTTAGGGCAGCAATTGCAACAGGATTTAGCTTCAGGTGACATTGTGGTGGTTAAGGGCTCCCGTGGAGCTAAAACCGAAAGATTTGTTCCCTTCTGTAAGCCACTAAATTGGGCAGTAAAATAG
- a CDS encoding UDP-N-acetylmuramoyl-L-alanyl-D-glutamate--2,6-diaminopimelate ligase, with the protein MKLQQLFSYFGSLESNTTTEGILQQEIESICFDARQVKPNSVFVALKGGAHDGHDYLEQAITAGAVALVVENKSKIPEGYPYFVFEVPDTRQALDLLAARFYGFPSQDLFCFGVTGTNGKTSITYILEHILNHQNRLTGVMGTVNHRIGEQVWESQMTTPDAVTLQSRLKDFLDAGGKAAALEVSSHALEQRRAHSVHFNTVIFTNLTLDHLDYHKDMANYFSAKQKLFTDLMWMSVKIPKFAVINTDDPYGRRLRVAEEVIAWTYGKDEADFQFRILNMSFTETEFQVRTAVETIKAVLPVSGEHTIYNIVASAVAALSCGISLEKSFEALKSFHGVPGRLQRVDSLSSKTVFVDYAHTPDALENVLKALQSVRKNSKLNNKIITVFGCGGDRDRSKRPLMAAIAAKMSDFVVVTSDNPRTEDPQAIVDEVVKGLPPNFSHVIVEVDRDLAIKKAIEQAADDDVILIAGKGHEDYQIIGTEKRHFSDFEVARNHLNN; encoded by the coding sequence ATTTTACAGCAAGAAATAGAGTCGATTTGCTTCGATGCGCGTCAAGTAAAACCGAATTCGGTTTTTGTAGCCCTTAAAGGCGGTGCTCACGATGGGCACGACTACCTTGAACAAGCTATTACAGCCGGAGCTGTAGCCTTAGTTGTTGAAAATAAAAGCAAGATTCCCGAGGGCTATCCCTATTTTGTCTTTGAAGTGCCAGATACAAGGCAGGCATTGGATTTATTGGCCGCGCGATTCTATGGTTTTCCCTCTCAAGACCTCTTTTGTTTTGGCGTTACGGGCACTAATGGCAAGACTTCGATTACCTATATTCTAGAGCATATACTCAATCATCAGAATCGTCTGACAGGTGTGATGGGAACGGTCAATCATCGAATTGGGGAACAAGTGTGGGAATCGCAAATGACCACTCCCGATGCGGTCACGTTACAGTCGCGCTTGAAGGATTTTTTGGATGCTGGGGGAAAAGCGGCTGCGCTAGAGGTTTCTTCGCATGCTCTTGAGCAACGACGTGCCCACAGCGTGCATTTCAATACTGTGATTTTTACGAATTTAACTTTGGATCACTTGGACTATCACAAGGATATGGCGAATTATTTTTCAGCCAAACAAAAACTATTCACAGATTTAATGTGGATGAGTGTGAAAATCCCTAAGTTCGCGGTGATCAATACAGATGACCCGTATGGACGCCGCCTGCGCGTTGCCGAAGAAGTGATCGCATGGACTTACGGAAAAGACGAAGCAGATTTTCAATTTAGAATTTTAAATATGAGTTTTACTGAAACTGAGTTTCAAGTGCGTACCGCAGTTGAAACAATTAAGGCTGTATTGCCGGTTTCAGGTGAACACACGATTTATAATATCGTCGCCAGCGCGGTGGCGGCGCTTTCTTGTGGGATCAGCTTAGAAAAAAGTTTTGAAGCTCTTAAATCATTTCATGGAGTTCCGGGGCGTTTGCAGCGGGTGGACTCTTTATCCAGTAAAACAGTTTTTGTCGACTATGCCCACACGCCGGATGCCTTAGAGAATGTCTTAAAAGCTCTGCAAAGCGTGCGTAAAAATTCTAAATTGAATAATAAAATCATCACTGTATTTGGCTGTGGCGGAGATCGCGATCGCTCGAAACGCCCCTTGATGGCGGCCATTGCAGCGAAGATGAGTGATTTTGTTGTGGTGACTTCAGATAATCCGCGAACAGAAGATCCGCAAGCTATTGTGGATGAAGTGGTGAAAGGACTACCACCGAATTTTTCGCATGTGATTGTAGAAGTGGATCGTGATCTGGCAATTAAAAAAGCAATCGAGCAAGCGGCAGATGATGATGTGATTTTGATTGCGGGTAAAGGTCATGAAGACTATCAGATTATCGGTACCGAAAAGCGACACTTCAGCGATTTTGAAGTGGCACGGAACCACTTGAATAATTAA